A window of Pseudophryne corroboree isolate aPseCor3 chromosome 12, aPseCor3.hap2, whole genome shotgun sequence contains these coding sequences:
- the LOC134979946 gene encoding AT-rich interactive domain-containing protein 4A-like produces MRMNRNTAIFMVSPKDGRIKTKIKKKDSEMKMKEKQKLRPQVKSTLQSDEACFLSKTPSSEGKASSKHMTSSMPDNAALSNGFKDSATSEQETAKVVSAPKDQESSLVKPAQTLQQEVEKSEQIVPFYGMQTEVILDIKEANNMPKPKRRRRKAKESTLENTKILPVLQEDNLVEPKVEPEALDFEPFASLQTKELLFAPMEVDLLSVPPMKKKKGRKRKPAEETSPKKELRAECELELPVITAEEKPVVFSEASETFNVVEEEQMHNVNEDMPSLTSELEQMQNTRADEYDLPLNYITRVPRKEETEHIMPMIGPETLVCHKVDLNKGDEQDKIEDMVTEKADMDTQTILVPTLPQSYSVTSPLALRHDESHSIKSESDITIEVDSVVEESQKGLSESESANGFEASTTSSNGGIAVQEAEMPDKCHKRISESILETLAKKQKHAPKRMSASSKGEKNGTGQSYDREDRSALDTSSICAPDKHIRVPKPQEIMRSPTTVTSPHTKQTKKVKHREKHQHPTPRVYTWTLQLNELDNMSGTEKIEFLEDTLQEIRKQYMSLKAEVAAIDRKRIESQNKGRKVYNTRASMSSASSWAGMGSSCSSHKAHCL; encoded by the exons ATGCGGATGAACAGAAACACAGCCATATTCATGGTCAGTCCTAAGGATGGCAG AATAAAGACAAAAATTAAAAAGAAGGATAGCGAAATGAAGATGAAAGAGAAGCAGAAATTGAGGCCTCAAGTAAAGTCCACTCTCCAGTCTGACGAGGCTTGTTTCTTATCCAAGACTCCTAGCAGTGAGGGTAAGGCCTCTAGTAAACATATGACATCCAGCATGCCTGATAATGCCGCTTTATCAAATGGATTCAAAG ATTCTGCAACATCTGAGCAAGAAACAGCAAAAGTTGTTTCTGCTCCTAAAGATCAGGAATCCAGCCTGGTAAAACcagctcagaccttacagcaagaaGTGGAAAAAAGTGAACAAATTGTTCCATTTTATGGGATGCAAACAGAAGTAATTTTAGATATAAAAGAGGCCAATAATATGCCAAAGCCTAAGAGAAGGAGAAGAAAAGCAAAAGAATCTACTCTTGAGAACACAAAAATTCTGCCAGTACTTCAGGAAGATAATTTGGTGGAACCTAAAGTAGAACCTGAGGCATTAGACTTTGAACCATTTGCTTCTTTACAGACTAAGGAGTTACTCTTTGCTCCTATGGAAGTGGATCTTCTAAGTGTTCCACCAATGAAGAAGAAGAAAGGACGCAAGAGGAAACCAGCAGAAGAGACCTCTCCAAAGAAAGAGTTGCGTGCAGAGTGTGAGCTAGAACTGCCGGTCATTACGGCAGAAGAGAAACCTGTTGTGTTTAGTGAGGCTTCGGAGACATTCAACGTAGTTGAGGAAGAGCAGATGCATAATGTAAATGAGGACATGCCCTCCTTAACCTCTGAGCTAGAACAAATGCAGAACACTAGAGCTGACGAATATGACTTGCCACTGAATTATATCACTAGGGTACCCCGTAAAGAAGAAACGGAGCATATAATGCCCATGATTGGACCGGAAACTCTGGTTTGTCATAAAGTTGACTTGAATAAAGGTGATGAACAGGACAAGATAGAGGACATGGTAACAGAGAAGGCAGACATGGACACACAGACCATACTTGTACCCACACTGCCTCAGAGTTACTCTGTGACTTCTCCCCTTGCACTCAGGCACGATGAGTCTCACAGCATAAAGAGTGAGAGTGACATAACCATCGAAGTGGACAGTGTGGTAGAAGAATCACAAAAAGGCCTAAGTGAGAGTGAGTCGGCTAATGGCTTTGAAGCCAGCACCACTTCTAGCAACGGCGGCATAGCTGTGCAGGAAGCAGAGATGCCTGACAAAT GCCATAAACGGATCAGTGAGAGCATCCTTGAAACACTGGCAAAGAAACAGAAGCACGCACCAAAGCGAATGAGCGCTTCATCTAAGGGTGAAAAGAACGGAACAG GTCAAAGCTACGACAGAGAAGACCGTTCTGCTCTGGACACCTCCAGTATATGTGCTCCTGATAAGCACATACGTGTTCCTAAGCCACAAGAGATCATGAGATCGCCGACCACAGTCACATCTCCGCATacaaagcaaacaaaaaaagtcAAGCATCGAGAGAAGCACCAGCACCCTACACCTAGGGTGTACACGTGGACACTGCAGCTCA ATGAACTGGATAATATGTCTGGCACAGAGAAGATTGAGTTCCTCGAGGATACACTGCAGGAGATCAGAAAGCAGTACATGTCCTTAAAGGCTGAAGTAGCTGCAATAGACAGGAAGCGGATAGAGTCACAAAACAAAGGCCGAAAAG TGTACAATACCAGAGCATCAATGTCCTCTGCATCTTCATGGGCTGGAATGGGTTCCTCATGCTCTTCTCACAAAGCACACTGTCTGTAG